The Thermomicrobiales bacterium genomic sequence CTCACACCGGAGGTCACAGACGGGCGGCAGGGGTTCATTCACCTGTATTCGTTTACCGGCGGCGCAGCATCGGCGGAGATGCGGTTCGCACTTCGTGACTTCGAGCGCGACGGTCTTGCGGCCCACGGCGAGCTGCTGCAGAAGGTCTGCGACGCCGTGCAGGCCAGCGAGCCGCGCGCCAGGATCTCCTGTGAAATCACACCGCAGTACCGCAACATGCGCTACTGGCTGGAAAACGATATGCGTCCGGTCGAGCTCGCGCGTCAGGCATGTCAGGAGAGCGGGGTGGAACCGTTCTCATCACCCACGCGCGGTGGCACTGATGGATCCAGGCTGACCGAACTCGGCGTTCCCACACCGAATCTCTTCACGGGGATGCAGGCGTTTCACGGACCGATGGAGTGGGTAAGCGTCCAGGACATGGCCAGAGCGACCGACATGTGCGTGCGGATCGCCGAACTGTGGGCGCTGGGGTAGAGAAAGGGAGGGCCGCCAATCACCACGATCAGATTGTCGGCCGAACCGGCGGCGCGACAGCGAAGCGATTCCAACGGCATTCAGTATCGAGCCGCACGGTAACCGAGCGGTAGGGGGAAGATACCAATGAGTGCATCAGAGTCTGCGGCAAAGCAAGCAGAAGAGCCGCGGCGCGGGTTCACCGAAAAGATGCTTGACGGCATCGAGAAGGCGGGGAACAAGGTTCCTCACCCTGTCATGATATTCGTTTATCTGATCCTGTTCGTCATTGTCCTGTCTGTTATCCTCGACGTCCTGAACGTCGCCGTCACCGAAGAAATCATCGTCCCGGCGGAAACGACGATCTCCGAGGAATACAACATCCTCGGCGGCACGTCCGAATCGATCATTACCACGCCTGAGGGAGAGATTTACCCAGGTGACTTCGTCATCAAGACAGAGCGCGTCGAAGTCAAGAGCCTGCTCTCGATTGACGGCCTGCGATTCCTGCTGACGTCGTTCGTGAACAACTTCGCCAGCTTCAGCGTCGTCGCCGTCATTTTCGTCGCCATGATTGGCATCGGCGTCGCTGAAGAAGCGGGCTTGATGGGAGCTTCAATCCGGAAGCTCGTAGCTGTCGCACCGAAGCAAGCGCTGACGTTTATCATCGTTCTGATCGGCGGTATCTCCAGCGTCGCCACCGACGCAGGCTATCTGATCCTGATCCCGCTTGCTGCGGCGGCATTCCTCAGCGTGAAACGGCATCCGCTCGCCGGCATCGCTGCCGGTTATGCAGGTGTGAGCGCGGCGTTTGCGGTCAACGTCCTCATTACGCCACTCGATGCGATGCTGACCGAAATCACCAACGAGGCGATTCAGATCACCACTCCGGGCGGGTCGATCTCGATCACCGCGAACATCATTTTCTCAATCGTGTTCACGATCCTGATGGCAGTCGTCATCACGTTCGTGACAACGAAGGTGATTGAGCCACGGCTCGGCGTCTACGATCCAGCCGATGCGGGCGAAGACACGAGCGCGGTAGCCGAGATGGACGTTGACCACGCAGTCGAATCGCGCGGGTTGCGCTTCGCGCTCTTCGGTGCGCTGGCCGGCATCGTGTTCTTTGCTGCAATGACTGTCCCACCGGGCGCGCCACTTCGCGATCCCGTTGACGGAGCGATCATTGGCAACACCCCGTTCATGGACAGCCT encodes the following:
- a CDS encoding M20/M25/M40 family metallo-hydrolase; this translates as LTPEVTDGRQGFIHLYSFTGGAASAEMRFALRDFERDGLAAHGELLQKVCDAVQASEPRARISCEITPQYRNMRYWLENDMRPVELARQACQESGVEPFSSPTRGGTDGSRLTELGVPTPNLFTGMQAFHGPMEWVSVQDMARATDMCVRIAELWALG
- a CDS encoding AbgT family transporter, producing MSASESAAKQAEEPRRGFTEKMLDGIEKAGNKVPHPVMIFVYLILFVIVLSVILDVLNVAVTEEIIVPAETTISEEYNILGGTSESIITTPEGEIYPGDFVIKTERVEVKSLLSIDGLRFLLTSFVNNFASFSVVAVIFVAMIGIGVAEEAGLMGASIRKLVAVAPKQALTFIIVLIGGISSVATDAGYLILIPLAAAAFLSVKRHPLAGIAAGYAGVSAAFAVNVLITPLDAMLTEITNEAIQITTPGGSISITANIIFSIVFTILMAVVITFVTTKVIEPRLGVYDPADAGEDTSAVAEMDVDHAVESRGLRFALFGALAGIVFFAAMTVPPGAPLRDPVDGAIIGNTPFMDSLVFMITVLFLLAGLGYGYGARTLTTSNQVIAAITKTFASLSGLIFMLLVISQFIAYFNFTRIPQVLAGAMAHLLESVDIGALPLLIAFIVVIMLLDIIIPGAMPKWAIFAPIFVPIFTRLGIAPQTVLAAYRIGDSPMNVITPLMVYLPFIVIVAQRYQKQAGLGTIISLMIPYTLVVMVSWILLFIIWYFIGIPLGPGYPVKL